A portion of the Epinephelus moara isolate mb chromosome 4, YSFRI_EMoa_1.0, whole genome shotgun sequence genome contains these proteins:
- the LOC126388681 gene encoding type-2 angiotensin II receptor-like, translating into MAIPNDLSLFNSTSSLYSATKTEPNTSLAPSAPHCPDWPPIPMTIVIPAIYSVICVLGTIANALAVCVLAHASASRRTVANTFMLNLCVSDLLFLLSLPLWAVYYSQGYSWPFGWVACKVCGALHNLNLYASIFFITCMSIDRYLAIVHPLRSQSARDPKRARLTCILVWVLACACSAPIFYLRNTYHLERLGVEACVIDYPDDTWYMTLVWMKMCLAFLLPLLVISCCYCAIGRHLLADTGLVRMQNVSHPNMPSFKSLESRDGCSRPDRPPTPCVSPSFSASRPLEGRGLERVLWTVAAVVVAFFLCWFPFHCVTFLDVLMSDGWLDGCGIDWTIHNLTPLTLCLGFSNSAINPVLYCFIGNHFRGRLGGLCKGLCVRMKVRGDDHSQKRGSFSTRLSSFSRKLSDLKDLAIVEPSGSA; encoded by the coding sequence ATGGCAATCCCAAATGACCTCTCCCTTTTCAACTCCACCTCCTCCCTTTATTCAGCAACAAAGACTGAACCTAACACCTCTCTGGCCCCCTCTGCTCCCCACTGCCCGGACTGGCCTCCCATACCCATGACCATAGTTATCCCCGCCATCTACAGCGTTATCTGCGTGCTGGGAACCATAGCCAACGCCCTGGCAGTGTGCGTGTTGGCCCATGCCAGCGCCTCAAGGAGAACTGTTGCTAACACTTTCATGCTGAACCTGTGTGTATCCGACCTGCTGTTCCTGCTGTCTCTCCCGCTGTGGGCTGTCTACTACTCCCAGGGCTACAGCTGGCCCTTTGGCTGGGTTGCCTGCAAAGTCTGCGGAGCTCTCCACAATCTCAACCTCTACGCGTCCATCTTCTTCATCACATGCATGAGCATAGACCGCTACCTGGCCATTGTGCATCCGCTCCGCTCCCAGAGTGCACGAGACCCCAAGCGTGCCCGGCTTACATGCATCCTGGTGTGGGTGCTGGCATGTGCTTGCTCGGCCCCCATCTTTTACCTGAGGAACACTTACCACCTGGAGAGGCTTGGCGTGGAGGCCTGTGTGATTGACTATCCTGATGATACCTGGTATATGACCCTGGTCTGGATGAAGATGTGTCTGGCCTTTCTGCTGCCACTGCTTGTCATCTCTTGTTGCTACTGTGCTATAGGTAGACATTTGTTGGCTGATACAGGGCTGGTAAGAATGCAGAATGTGTCACACCCCAACATGCCCTCTTTTAAATCACTGGAGTCCAGGGACGGCTGCAGTAGACCAGACAGACCCCCGACTCCCTGCGTGAGCCCCAGCTTCAGCGCGAGCAGACCCCTGGAGGGCAGGGGGCTGGAGCGGGTGTTGTGGACAGTAGCTGCTGTGGTCGTGGCCTTTTTCCTCTGCTGGTTCCCCTTCCACTGCGTGACCTTCTTGGATGTGCTGATGAGTGATGGCTGGTTGGATGGCTGCGGGATAGACTGGACAATCCACAACCTCACCCCTCTGACCCTCTGCTTGGGCTTCTCTAACTCTGCCATCAACCCCGTGCTATACTGCTTCATCGGGAACCATTTCCGAGGCCGTCTCGGGGGGCTCTGCAAGGGCCTGTGTGTTCGTATGAAGGTCCGTGGCGATGATCACAGCCAGAAGAGGGGCTCCTTTAGCACCAGGCTAAGCTCCTTCTCCCGAAAACTCAGTGACCTGAAAGACCTGGCGATTGTGGAGCCCTCAGGTTCTGCTTAG
- the sh2d1ab gene encoding SH2 domain-containing protein 1A — protein MENLPVYHGPIGKEEGERRLAQDGRDGCYLVRNSDSVPGVYCLCVLYNGYVYTYRLHKDDAGSWAAETTPGVQKRYFRQIRNLIAAFQKPGQGIAMPLLYPVTAQRRAQTHTEAQTPSNSLSPTHSSPTAYLQQRPPHAAQGQKNRNKKEVRQAFG, from the exons ATGGAAAACCTGCCTGTCTACCACGGACCCATCGgcaaggaggagggggagaggcgGCTGGCCCAGGACGGGAGAGATGGGTGCTATCTAGTCCGCAACAGTGACTCTGTGCCAGGCGTCTACtgcctgtgtgtgct gtacaATGGATACGTCTACACATACAGACTCCACAAGGACGACGCCGGCTCATGGGCCGCTGAA ACCACTCCTGGTGTGCAGAAACGATATTTCCGGCAAATCAGGAACTTGATAGCAGCTTTCCAGAAGCCCGGACAAGGAATTGCCATGCCTCTGCTCTACCCTGTCACAGCTCAGAGAcgggcacaaacacacacagaggcacagacGCCCAGTAATAGCCTGTCACCGACACACAGCAGCCCTACTGCTTACCTCCAGCAGCGGCCACCTCATGCTGCTCAGGGACAGAAAAACAGGAACAAGAAGGAGGTGCGGCAAGCTTTCGGTTAG